In a genomic window of Halostella litorea:
- the serS gene encoding serine--tRNA ligase, which yields MLDRTYLRENPDEVRTAVDRKGVDGVDVDGILALDEEWRELKARGDDLRHERNEVSSRIGELKQEGKEEKAQEAIERSGELKAELEEVEERADELADELDERLLELPNVPHESVPVGEDESDNVERYREGFDDLRDLPDEVVPHYDLGEELDVLDFERGAKVTGGGFQFVKGAGARLEHALVQFMLDVHREQGYEDVLPPIPVNSESMRGTGQLPKFAEDAYRVGARQDDEYGDDDLWLLPTAEVPVTNMYRDEILLDDDLPVKHQAFSPNFRREAGEHGTETRGYVRVHQFHKVELVNFVRPEESYDRLEGLLGEAEEILDRLGLPYRVLDMCTGDMGFTQAKKYDIEVWAPGDDMADGPAEGGRWLEVSSVSNFEDFQARRAGLRYRPERHESAEYLHTLNGSGLAVPRVMVAVMEYYQNEDGTVTVPEALRPYMGGQEVIEGGDPVGESALGAGERE from the coding sequence ATGCTCGACCGGACGTACCTGCGCGAGAACCCCGACGAGGTCCGGACGGCGGTCGACCGGAAGGGGGTCGACGGCGTCGACGTCGACGGGATACTCGCCCTCGACGAGGAGTGGCGCGAACTGAAGGCCCGCGGCGACGACCTGCGCCACGAGCGCAACGAGGTGTCGAGCCGCATCGGGGAGCTGAAACAGGAAGGCAAGGAGGAGAAAGCCCAGGAGGCTATCGAGCGCTCGGGGGAGCTCAAGGCCGAACTCGAGGAGGTCGAGGAGCGGGCCGACGAACTGGCCGACGAACTCGACGAGCGCCTGCTCGAACTCCCGAACGTCCCCCACGAGAGCGTCCCCGTCGGCGAGGACGAGAGCGACAACGTCGAGCGCTACCGTGAGGGGTTCGACGACCTGCGGGACCTGCCCGACGAGGTCGTTCCCCACTACGACCTCGGCGAGGAACTGGACGTGCTCGACTTCGAGCGCGGCGCGAAGGTGACCGGCGGCGGCTTCCAGTTCGTCAAGGGGGCGGGCGCGCGGCTCGAACACGCGCTGGTCCAGTTCATGCTGGACGTCCACCGCGAGCAGGGGTACGAGGACGTGCTCCCGCCGATCCCCGTCAACAGCGAGTCGATGCGCGGCACCGGCCAGCTCCCCAAGTTCGCCGAGGACGCCTACCGCGTCGGCGCGCGCCAGGACGACGAGTACGGCGACGACGACCTCTGGCTCCTGCCGACCGCGGAGGTGCCGGTGACGAACATGTACCGCGACGAGATCCTGCTGGACGACGACCTCCCCGTCAAACACCAGGCGTTCTCGCCGAACTTCCGCCGGGAGGCGGGCGAGCACGGCACCGAGACGCGGGGGTACGTCCGCGTCCACCAGTTCCACAAGGTCGAACTCGTCAACTTCGTCCGCCCCGAGGAGAGCTACGACCGCCTCGAAGGGCTGCTGGGCGAGGCCGAGGAGATCCTCGACCGCCTCGGCCTCCCCTACCGCGTGCTGGACATGTGCACCGGCGATATGGGCTTCACCCAGGCCAAGAAGTACGACATCGAGGTGTGGGCCCCCGGCGACGACATGGCGGACGGCCCCGCGGAGGGCGGCCGCTGGCTGGAAGTCTCCAGCGTCTCGAACTTCGAGGACTTCCAGGCGCGCCGGGCCGGCCTCCGCTACCGGCCGGAGCGCCACGAGAGCGCCGAGTACCTCCACACGCTCAACGGGTCGGGGCTGGCCGTCCCGCGCGTGATGGTCGCGGTCATGGAGTACTACCAGAACGAGGACGGCACCGTCACCGTCCCCGAGGCGCTCCGCCCGTACATGGGCGGGCAGGAGGTCATCGAGGGCGGCGACCCGGTCGGCGAGAGCGCGCTCGGCGCCGGCGAGCGGGAGTAA
- a CDS encoding nuclear transport factor 2 family protein produces the protein MPDAEATVRAYYAALDAGDYGEFESLLAPAFVQHRPDRTFEGREAFVAFMRDDRPMTDTTHELRTVFAAGDEVAARGRLLDADGATLFRFVDVHELGADGRIERLETFTR, from the coding sequence ATGCCAGACGCCGAGGCGACCGTCCGGGCGTACTACGCCGCGCTCGACGCGGGCGACTACGGGGAGTTCGAATCGCTGCTCGCGCCGGCGTTCGTTCAGCACCGGCCGGACCGGACGTTCGAGGGCCGCGAGGCGTTCGTCGCGTTCATGCGCGACGACCGGCCGATGACCGACACGACCCACGAACTGCGGACGGTGTTCGCCGCGGGCGACGAGGTCGCCGCCCGGGGCCGCCTGCTCGACGCCGACGGCGCGACGCTGTTCCGGTTCGTCGACGTCCACGAACTGGGCGCGGACGGCCGGATCGAGCGGCTGGAGACGTTCACGCGGTGA
- a CDS encoding DUF367 family protein: MDLHVLYEGDDDPDKCTARKLARFDLADLHRSTGATPYGVVLNPHAERALSPADADAGRLVALDCSWETAGEARFDLPGEHRALPFLVAANPVNYGKPFRLTTVEALAAALSILGERDHAERILAKFTWGETFLELNAEPLARYADCEDSADVVAVQDEYLADE, from the coding sequence GTGGACCTGCACGTGCTGTACGAGGGGGACGACGACCCCGACAAGTGCACCGCCCGGAAGCTCGCGCGGTTCGACCTCGCCGACCTCCACCGGTCGACGGGGGCGACGCCGTACGGCGTCGTGTTGAACCCCCACGCCGAGCGGGCGCTGTCGCCGGCCGACGCCGACGCCGGGCGGCTGGTCGCGCTGGACTGCTCGTGGGAGACGGCCGGCGAGGCGCGGTTCGACCTGCCGGGCGAGCACCGGGCGCTCCCCTTCCTCGTCGCCGCCAACCCCGTCAACTACGGGAAGCCGTTCCGGCTGACGACCGTCGAGGCGCTGGCCGCCGCGCTTTCGATCCTCGGGGAGCGCGACCACGCCGAGCGGATCCTCGCGAAGTTCACCTGGGGCGAGACGTTCCTCGAACTGAACGCCGAACCGCTCGCCCGGTACGCCGACTGCGAGGACTCCGCGGACGTGGTCGCCGTTCAGGACGAGTATCTGGCCGATGAGTAG
- a CDS encoding 50S ribosomal protein L40e, producing MATFEKAESRILDKMICMRCNARNPKRTDKCRKCGYGKLRPKAKESRSA from the coding sequence ATGGCTACGTTCGAGAAAGCGGAGAGTCGAATCCTCGACAAGATGATCTGCATGCGCTGTAACGCCCGCAACCCCAAGCGGACCGACAAGTGCCGGAAGTGCGGCTACGGGAAGCTCCGCCCGAAGGCAAAGGAGTCCCGCAGCGCCTGA
- a CDS encoding MBL fold metallo-hydrolase: MEVVNVTAEADTFTCNAYLALGERTTLVDAGAMPGVVDRIREETDDVDAVVLTHQHGDHVSELDAVVEAFDPEVVAYGDHPRRTRAVEDGDAVTVGDERTEVVYTPGHADDHVSLVGPESIFSGDVVVHDDGAFDYGSFGRTDYAGQSREELIDSIERILDRLPDGVEHMYAGHGGVFHGDVRDVIETALSRAEQREPKYPDE, translated from the coding sequence ATGGAAGTCGTCAACGTCACCGCCGAGGCGGACACGTTCACCTGCAACGCGTACCTCGCGCTCGGCGAGCGCACGACGCTCGTCGACGCGGGCGCGATGCCGGGCGTCGTCGACCGGATACGCGAGGAGACCGACGACGTGGACGCGGTCGTGCTCACCCACCAGCACGGCGACCACGTCTCGGAACTGGACGCGGTGGTCGAGGCGTTCGACCCCGAAGTGGTCGCGTACGGCGACCACCCACGCCGGACGCGGGCGGTCGAGGACGGCGACGCGGTGACCGTCGGCGACGAGCGGACGGAGGTCGTGTACACCCCCGGCCACGCCGACGACCACGTCTCCCTTGTCGGCCCTGAGAGCATTTTCAGCGGCGACGTAGTGGTCCACGACGACGGCGCGTTCGACTACGGGAGCTTCGGCCGGACCGACTACGCCGGCCAGTCCCGCGAGGAACTCATCGACAGCATCGAGCGGATTCTGGACCGGTTGCCCGACGGCGTCGAGCACATGTACGCCGGCCACGGCGGCGTGTTCCACGGCGACGTGCGGGACGTGATCGAGACGGCGCTCTCGCGGGCCGAGCAACGCGAGCCGAAGTACCCCGACGAGTAG
- a CDS encoding DUF5786 family protein, with the protein MGFGSYDESEQENQNIEADIDDEDGVSTGTNDHDGDVEYEIGASSDELIDRLKDIKERDAS; encoded by the coding sequence ATGGGTTTCGGGAGCTACGACGAATCGGAGCAGGAGAACCAGAACATCGAGGCCGACATCGACGACGAGGACGGGGTATCGACCGGAACCAACGACCACGACGGCGACGTGGAGTACGAGATCGGCGCGTCGAGCGACGAACTGATCGACCGCCTCAAGGACATCAAGGAGCGCGACGCGAGCTGA
- a CDS encoding endonuclease dU, protein MKEGTRALGVAESYRGDRSTLAGAVVRASRVVDGLAFSSCTVGGSDATAGIVDLWERLDREDVRYVLVAGVALAWYNVVDLKRLQEATGRPVLSVTFEDSEGLEPSLRDEFDGAALDRRLAAYEALPPRRRVDVGDGAVFARSVGLDGDEAARVVRAFTPAGGRPEPLRVARLAARAGDEYVE, encoded by the coding sequence ATGAAGGAGGGGACGCGGGCGCTCGGCGTCGCCGAGTCGTACCGAGGGGACCGGAGCACGCTGGCCGGCGCGGTGGTCCGGGCGTCCCGCGTCGTCGACGGACTCGCCTTTTCTTCGTGCACCGTGGGCGGGAGCGACGCGACCGCCGGGATAGTCGACCTCTGGGAGCGACTGGACCGCGAGGACGTCCGCTACGTGCTGGTCGCCGGCGTCGCGCTCGCGTGGTACAACGTCGTCGACCTGAAGCGCCTCCAAGAGGCGACCGGCCGCCCGGTGCTTTCGGTCACGTTCGAGGACAGCGAGGGGCTCGAACCGTCGCTCCGCGACGAGTTCGACGGCGCGGCGCTGGACCGCCGGCTGGCGGCCTACGAGGCGCTGCCGCCGCGCCGGCGCGTCGACGTCGGCGACGGGGCGGTGTTCGCCCGGAGCGTCGGGCTGGACGGCGACGAGGCCGCCCGCGTCGTCCGCGCATTCACGCCGGCGGGCGGCCGCCCCGAACCGCTCCGCGTGGCGCGGCTGGCGGCGCGGGCGGGCGACGAGTACGTCGAGTGA
- a CDS encoding uracil-DNA glycosylase, with the protein MSSENFSVTDCERCPALCASRSRIVNGTGPADADVLFVGEAPGANEDERGEPFVGRSGDVLDEALLEAGLDRETVRITNCVRCRPPDNRDPTGEELSNCREYLEAEIAAVDPAVVVTLGKVPSEHMLGRDVAVTKEAGDLTDVRIAGEPRRVLVSVHPAATLYDRSQRGTFDETLAAAADLAGVETGGGGQSRLGEF; encoded by the coding sequence ATGAGTTCAGAGAACTTCAGCGTCACCGACTGCGAGCGCTGCCCCGCACTCTGTGCGTCCCGGAGCCGGATCGTCAACGGGACCGGCCCGGCCGACGCCGACGTGCTGTTCGTCGGCGAAGCGCCCGGCGCGAACGAAGACGAGCGGGGGGAGCCGTTCGTCGGCCGCAGCGGCGACGTGCTCGACGAGGCGCTGCTGGAAGCCGGCCTCGACCGCGAGACGGTCCGGATCACCAACTGCGTCCGGTGCCGGCCGCCGGACAACCGCGACCCGACGGGCGAGGAGCTGTCGAACTGCCGCGAGTACCTGGAGGCGGAGATAGCCGCCGTCGACCCCGCCGTCGTCGTCACGCTGGGGAAGGTGCCAAGCGAGCACATGCTCGGCCGCGACGTGGCGGTGACGAAGGAGGCGGGCGACCTGACGGACGTGCGGATCGCCGGGGAGCCGCGGCGCGTGCTGGTCTCGGTCCACCCCGCGGCGACGCTGTACGACCGGAGCCAGCGGGGCACGTTCGACGAGACGCTGGCGGCCGCCGCCGACCTCGCCGGCGTCGAAACCGGCGGGGGCGGCCAGTCCCGCCTCGGCGAGTTCTGA
- a CDS encoding HAD family hydrolase gives MPPESLYDAVLFDNDGVIVERTTPATMTPAIRAAFRDVGVDDPDPEHVEYFLRGRMDEMAAICREYGVDHEAFWERRERRVLDAQRRVIESGEKALYDDVAVVDDIGADCAIVSNNQDETVEFVVDHHGLADRFDPAIGREMSVAGVRRKKPEPDLIEDALAALGAETALYVGDSATDVAAAHAAGIDSVYVDRPHHDPEALDREPTHTVADLTELRELV, from the coding sequence ATGCCACCCGAGTCCCTGTACGACGCGGTGCTGTTCGACAACGACGGCGTGATAGTCGAGCGGACGACCCCGGCGACGATGACGCCCGCGATCCGGGCGGCGTTCCGGGACGTGGGCGTCGACGACCCCGACCCCGAACACGTCGAGTACTTCCTCCGCGGGCGGATGGACGAGATGGCGGCCATCTGCCGGGAGTACGGCGTCGACCACGAGGCGTTCTGGGAGCGCCGCGAGCGCCGCGTCCTCGACGCACAGCGGCGGGTCATCGAGAGCGGCGAGAAGGCGCTGTACGACGACGTGGCGGTCGTCGACGACATCGGCGCGGACTGCGCCATCGTCAGCAACAACCAGGACGAGACGGTCGAGTTCGTCGTCGACCACCACGGGCTGGCCGACCGGTTCGACCCGGCGATCGGCCGCGAGATGTCGGTCGCGGGCGTCCGCCGGAAGAAGCCCGAACCGGACCTGATCGAGGACGCGCTGGCCGCGCTCGGGGCCGAGACGGCGCTGTACGTCGGCGACAGCGCGACCGACGTGGCGGCGGCCCACGCCGCTGGGATCGACTCCGTGTACGTCGACCGCCCGCACCACGACCCGGAGGCGCTGGACCGGGAGCCGACCCACACGGTCGCCGACCTGACGGAACTCCGGGAGCTGGTGTAA
- the hisH gene encoding imidazole glycerol phosphate synthase subunit HisH yields the protein MSQQTQAATQATASVVVVDYGLGNLRSVTRGLERAGADVTLTDDPETFPEADGIVLPGVGAFREGMENAGPYREPLVAAAERGQPVFGICLGMQMLLTSSEEAERAGQGDVRGLDLVPGTNVRFRGDRKVPHMGWNELSVERDHPLVDGVDGEHAYFVHSYYAEPDDPDAVVTTTDYGTAFPSIVANEAGNVFGTQFHPEKSGETGLTILRNFVGICADA from the coding sequence ATGAGCCAGCAGACGCAGGCGGCGACCCAGGCGACGGCGTCGGTCGTCGTCGTCGACTACGGCCTCGGGAACCTCCGGAGCGTGACCCGGGGGCTGGAGCGCGCCGGGGCCGACGTGACGCTGACCGACGACCCGGAGACGTTCCCCGAGGCGGACGGGATCGTGTTGCCCGGCGTCGGCGCGTTCCGCGAGGGCATGGAGAACGCCGGGCCGTACCGCGAGCCGCTGGTCGCCGCCGCCGAGCGCGGCCAGCCCGTCTTCGGCATCTGCCTCGGGATGCAGATGCTGCTGACCAGCAGCGAGGAGGCCGAGCGCGCCGGCCAGGGCGACGTGCGCGGCCTCGACCTCGTCCCCGGCACGAACGTCCGGTTCCGCGGGGACCGCAAGGTGCCCCACATGGGCTGGAACGAGCTCTCGGTCGAGCGGGACCACCCGCTCGTCGACGGCGTCGACGGGGAACACGCCTACTTCGTCCACTCCTACTACGCCGAGCCCGACGACCCCGACGCGGTCGTCACGACGACGGACTACGGGACCGCGTTCCCGAGCATCGTCGCCAACGAGGCCGGCAACGTGTTCGGCACGCAGTTCCACCCCGAGAAGAGCGGCGAGACGGGGCTGACTATCCTGCGGAACTTCGTCGGCATCTGCGCCGACGCGTAG
- a CDS encoding SOUL family heme-binding protein yields the protein MRSTTKWALAAAGGLAAAWVGRSLYRAKTTERVRYATVRTVGGVEIRRYPRTVLAETTAESERAAFRRLFRYITGENRRGDEVAMTAPVRTEGTEIAMTAPVRSSEAGGEVTMAFYLPAEYTPDTAPEPTDSEVSLVVEDTRKLAVKRFSWTATAERVRRHERDLLDAVAAHELQPQGEPFLMRYDAPGTPSVLRTNEVAVEIA from the coding sequence ATGCGCAGCACAACCAAGTGGGCGCTGGCGGCGGCCGGCGGCCTCGCGGCGGCGTGGGTCGGCCGGAGCCTGTACCGCGCGAAGACGACCGAGCGCGTGCGCTACGCGACCGTCCGGACGGTCGGCGGCGTCGAGATACGGCGCTACCCGCGTACGGTCCTCGCGGAGACGACCGCGGAGAGCGAGCGGGCGGCGTTCCGGCGGCTCTTCCGGTACATCACGGGCGAGAACCGGCGCGGGGACGAGGTCGCGATGACCGCGCCGGTGCGGACGGAGGGGACGGAGATAGCGATGACCGCGCCCGTCCGCTCGTCCGAGGCCGGCGGCGAGGTGACGATGGCGTTCTACCTCCCCGCGGAGTACACGCCGGACACGGCACCGGAGCCGACGGACTCCGAGGTGTCGCTGGTCGTCGAGGACACCCGGAAGCTCGCCGTCAAGCGCTTCTCGTGGACCGCCACGGCCGAGCGCGTCCGGCGGCACGAGCGCGACCTGCTCGACGCGGTCGCGGCCCACGAACTGCAACCGCAGGGCGAGCCGTTCCTCATGCGGTACGACGCCCCTGGGACGCCGTCGGTCCTCCGGACGAACGAGGTTGCGGTGGAGATAGCGTAG
- a CDS encoding tRNA (guanine(26)-N(2))-dimethyltransferase has translation MHVREGGVEVEVPEQESEGIDDAVFFNPVQELNRDLTVAVLRAYGEREPRADSYLDAMAASGIRGVRAAAEGWDATLCDVDADAVALCERNLAANDLDGEAVRRDANALMHEELFDVVDIDPFGTPIPFADAAFANARNLVCVTATDTAPLCGAHFDSGVRKYGAVPRNTDYHGEMGLRVLVSALARTAARYDVGVRPLLSHATNHYARTYLELEHRATDANAAVDELGHVYHCEDCLYRETERGLIADPLDDCPHCGSTRVTTAGPIWLGSLRDREFVGDVRDAVSDDMGTAGRARDLLDTLAGELDEPTHYDQHRLCKQWSRPAAGMDAFLDRLREAGYDASRAHYGGTTFKTDADVAAIREATEHE, from the coding sequence ATGCACGTCCGGGAAGGCGGTGTCGAGGTCGAGGTCCCCGAGCAGGAGAGCGAGGGCATCGACGACGCGGTGTTTTTCAACCCGGTACAGGAGCTGAACAGGGACCTCACCGTCGCCGTCCTGCGGGCGTACGGCGAGCGCGAGCCGCGGGCCGACTCGTACCTCGACGCGATGGCGGCCAGCGGCATCCGGGGGGTCCGGGCGGCCGCGGAGGGGTGGGACGCGACGCTATGTGACGTCGACGCCGACGCCGTCGCGCTGTGCGAGCGCAACCTCGCCGCGAACGACCTCGACGGCGAGGCGGTCCGGCGCGACGCGAACGCGCTCATGCACGAGGAGCTGTTCGACGTGGTCGACATCGACCCGTTCGGGACGCCGATCCCCTTCGCCGACGCCGCCTTCGCCAACGCGCGGAACCTGGTCTGCGTGACCGCGACCGACACCGCGCCGCTCTGTGGCGCGCACTTCGACAGCGGCGTCCGCAAGTACGGCGCGGTGCCGCGAAACACCGACTACCACGGCGAGATGGGGCTGCGCGTGCTCGTCTCGGCGCTCGCCCGGACCGCCGCGCGGTACGACGTGGGTGTCAGGCCGCTGCTGTCGCACGCGACGAACCACTACGCCCGGACGTACCTCGAACTGGAGCACCGCGCGACCGACGCCAACGCCGCGGTCGACGAACTCGGCCACGTCTACCACTGCGAGGACTGCCTCTACCGCGAGACGGAGCGCGGGCTGATCGCGGACCCGCTCGACGACTGTCCGCACTGCGGGAGCACCCGCGTCACGACGGCCGGGCCGATCTGGCTCGGCTCCCTGCGGGACCGCGAGTTCGTCGGCGACGTCCGCGACGCGGTGAGCGACGACATGGGCACCGCCGGGCGGGCGCGCGACCTGCTCGACACGCTGGCGGGCGAACTCGACGAGCCGACCCACTACGACCAGCACCGCCTCTGCAAGCAGTGGAGCCGCCCCGCCGCGGGGATGGACGCCTTCCTCGACCGACTGCGCGAGGCGGGGTACGACGCCTCGCGGGCCCACTACGGCGGGACGACGTTCAAGACCGACGCCGACGTGGCGGCGATCCGCGAGGCGACCGAACACGAGTAG
- a CDS encoding YihY/virulence factor BrkB family protein, with protein MHQRVRETVAFGGRVVSVVQDRQVTFLAAAVAYYAFVSAVPLLLLALVVASVLGGDALAERVVDAAGQVLTPAGADLVRGALTAEAGRGGATVVGLVGLLWGGLKVFRGLDRAFSQVFGTTGEGSLLTEVRDGAVVLFAVGAGSAAVAGVAAAVAVLHGPLVGELASLVGFVALVVAFLPLYYVFPNVPLSLREAVPGAVVAATGWTVLGTAFRLYAANADTYAAYGVLGGVLLLVTWLYVGAVLLVLGAVVNAVLTGYADRADRQVQHRGGRQLRTTRPMIEEDDTAATGAQSADDPVGAPGAGDGGADDDTDDLEAEVERLREELAAFEDDVEDRTVHREEIESDLKRYVRRRVRRGHARGWGPYLVLLYGTAMTIGAFYLLSGGWAILAMLVVWLSTLGLYVLMVLVGAGLSVLGLPGRLRNAVGDWRS; from the coding sequence GTGCACCAGCGAGTCAGGGAGACCGTCGCGTTCGGCGGTCGCGTCGTCTCGGTCGTACAGGACCGACAGGTCACGTTTCTGGCGGCCGCCGTCGCGTACTACGCGTTCGTCTCGGCCGTGCCGCTCCTGTTGCTCGCGCTGGTCGTCGCGAGCGTCCTCGGCGGGGACGCGCTCGCCGAGCGGGTCGTCGACGCCGCCGGGCAGGTGCTCACGCCGGCGGGCGCGGACCTGGTCCGGGGGGCGCTGACGGCGGAGGCCGGGCGCGGCGGCGCGACGGTCGTCGGCCTCGTCGGCCTGCTGTGGGGCGGCCTGAAGGTGTTCCGCGGCCTCGACCGGGCGTTCTCGCAGGTGTTCGGCACGACCGGCGAGGGGTCGCTGCTCACCGAGGTCCGGGACGGGGCGGTCGTCCTGTTTGCCGTCGGCGCGGGCAGCGCCGCGGTCGCGGGCGTCGCCGCGGCGGTCGCCGTGCTCCACGGGCCGCTCGTGGGCGAACTGGCGTCGCTCGTCGGCTTCGTCGCGCTCGTCGTCGCCTTCCTCCCGCTGTACTACGTGTTCCCCAACGTCCCGCTGTCGCTCCGCGAGGCCGTTCCCGGCGCGGTCGTCGCGGCGACAGGGTGGACGGTGCTCGGCACCGCGTTTCGCCTGTACGCCGCCAACGCCGACACATACGCCGCCTACGGCGTGCTCGGCGGCGTCCTCCTGCTTGTGACGTGGCTGTACGTCGGCGCGGTCCTGCTCGTGCTCGGCGCGGTCGTCAACGCCGTCCTGACCGGCTACGCGGACCGCGCGGACCGGCAAGTACAACACCGGGGCGGTAGACAGTTACGGACGACCCGACCGATGATCGAGGAGGACGACACGGCCGCGACCGGTGCCCAGTCGGCTGACGACCCCGTCGGGGCGCCCGGCGCGGGCGACGGCGGAGCGGACGACGACACGGACGACCTCGAGGCGGAGGTCGAACGGCTCCGGGAGGAGCTGGCGGCGTTCGAGGACGACGTCGAGGACCGCACCGTCCACCGCGAGGAGATAGAGAGCGACCTGAAGCGGTACGTCCGCAGGCGGGTCCGCCGCGGCCACGCCCGCGGCTGGGGCCCCTACCTCGTGTTGCTGTACGGCACCGCGATGACCATCGGCGCGTTCTACCTGCTCTCGGGCGGGTGGGCGATCCTCGCCATGCTCGTCGTCTGGCTGTCGACGCTGGGCCTCTACGTTCTGATGGTGCTCGTCGGGGCGGGCCTCTCGGTGCTCGGCCTGCCCGGCCGCCTGCGGAACGCGGTGGGCGACTGGCGGTCATGA
- a CDS encoding phosphatase PAP2 family protein encodes MSRGGAAVDALRDLIPESVAAAFALLTQLGDVWLYVLVLTLLYWYGNRERAARVIGVAFGAIALTYALKYAFALPRPPVAPPALPAVVPAVFEPVYAETVSADGYGFPSGHAVGSAAVWGALALWSDVGTRRQRFAAAGGLVVLISLSRLVLGVHYLVDVVAGVAVGAAYLAAVAVAAARADDGATVAFGAATAVALAGVVASGGAEEPLAAFGASAGGLVAWRVADVPATPWPRSTVGLGYALASAGALAALVGGWYLLSPPHLVVAAVAALAVGTIVAAPSAVARAKKSAGRPA; translated from the coding sequence ATGAGCCGTGGCGGCGCGGCCGTCGACGCCCTCCGCGACCTGATCCCGGAGAGCGTCGCGGCCGCGTTCGCCCTGCTCACGCAACTGGGCGACGTGTGGCTGTACGTCCTCGTGCTCACGCTGCTGTACTGGTACGGGAACCGCGAGCGCGCCGCCCGCGTCATCGGCGTCGCGTTCGGCGCTATCGCGCTGACGTACGCGCTCAAGTACGCCTTCGCGCTCCCGCGGCCGCCGGTCGCCCCGCCCGCGCTGCCGGCCGTGGTGCCCGCCGTGTTCGAACCGGTGTACGCCGAAACCGTAAGCGCCGACGGCTACGGCTTCCCCAGCGGGCACGCCGTCGGCAGCGCCGCGGTCTGGGGGGCGCTCGCGCTGTGGAGCGACGTCGGGACCCGCCGCCAGCGGTTCGCCGCGGCGGGCGGGCTGGTCGTCCTGATATCGCTCTCGCGGCTCGTCCTCGGCGTCCACTACCTCGTCGACGTCGTCGCCGGCGTCGCCGTGGGCGCGGCGTACCTCGCGGCGGTCGCCGTCGCGGCGGCGCGGGCGGACGACGGGGCGACGGTCGCGTTCGGCGCGGCGACCGCCGTCGCGCTCGCGGGCGTGGTGGCCAGCGGCGGCGCGGAGGAACCGCTCGCCGCGTTCGGCGCGTCGGCCGGCGGGCTGGTCGCGTGGCGGGTCGCGGACGTGCCGGCGACGCCGTGGCCCCGGTCGACCGTCGGTCTGGGCTACGCGCTGGCGAGCGCCGGCGCGCTCGCGGCGCTCGTCGGGGGGTGGTATCTGCTCTCGCCGCCGCACCTCGTCGTCGCGGCGGTCGCGGCGCTTGCCGTCGGTACCATCGTCGCCGCGCCGAGCGCGGTCGCCCGGGCGAAAAAAAGCGCGGGTCGTCC